In the genome of Hymenobacter cellulosivorans, one region contains:
- a CDS encoding T9SS type A sorting domain-containing protein produces the protein MQLQRHLFSLALAGALSLALSPRAWAQAGKDGALTVGTANVVLNRYSALTADAPAGATTLTVASTSGLSTGDLVLLIQMQGASVNPANTSSYGAITAYNNAGNYELAVVQGVISATSFALGNALSRSYTAAGKAQIVRIPRYTALTVNAGASITGAAWDGATGGVVALEATGTTTISGSIVATGLGFRGGAFANTTATNNGNYAGNGNTGGEKGESIAGYGTTYPTGSRGRGAVANGGGGGNSVNAGGGGGANAGTVANWTGKGNPNRNAAWSAAWNLEGAGFATAASSGGGRGGYGVSDVDLDALTVGPDQASWGEYSRPNTGGLGGRPLDYSTNRLYLGGGGGTGDGNTGVAGVGGRGGGLIYLIGSTFNGGGTVVADGTAGGISQANNPFADGAGGGGGGGTIILDVRTAIGPLRLQANGGAGGNTENTVTKAYGPGGGGGAGYVGFSSATFNGLSISQLGGANGVSTSPGLTEFPPNGATLGGSASFAFRTFGATPLPVTWKGFTATWDGSRTRLVWATASELSTQSFVTERSTDGRTFTAFGQPIAAAGSSFTERRYTAFDPAPPARQVYYRIRQVDTDGATSYTPVVVVQTQLMSTLGAYPNPVRRGQRLRTGLPTGATPLLLDLLGRSVPLVTGVAPDGTLDINTQSVAAGVYFLTLPGGVAQRLVVQE, from the coding sequence ATGCAATTACAACGACACCTATTCTCCCTGGCTCTGGCCGGGGCGCTCAGCCTAGCCCTTAGCCCACGAGCCTGGGCTCAGGCTGGCAAAGACGGGGCCCTGACCGTAGGCACTGCCAACGTAGTGCTGAACCGCTACTCAGCGCTGACGGCTGATGCCCCGGCTGGAGCCACCACCCTAACTGTAGCCAGCACCAGCGGCCTGAGTACCGGCGACTTGGTATTACTTATCCAGATGCAGGGCGCCAGCGTCAATCCGGCCAATACCAGCAGCTACGGGGCCATAACGGCCTACAACAACGCCGGCAACTACGAGCTGGCCGTGGTGCAGGGCGTTATCAGTGCTACCTCGTTTGCCTTGGGCAACGCCCTGAGCCGTAGCTACACCGCTGCCGGCAAGGCCCAGATTGTCCGGATTCCGCGCTACACCGCTCTCACCGTCAACGCCGGGGCCTCCATCACGGGCGCAGCCTGGGATGGGGCGACGGGCGGCGTGGTAGCCCTGGAGGCTACGGGCACTACCACCATCAGCGGCAGCATCGTGGCTACGGGCCTGGGCTTCCGCGGGGGAGCCTTTGCCAACACTACGGCCACGAACAACGGCAACTATGCCGGCAACGGCAACACCGGAGGCGAGAAGGGGGAAAGCATTGCCGGCTATGGCACGACTTACCCCACTGGCAGCCGCGGCCGGGGTGCCGTGGCCAACGGCGGCGGAGGCGGCAACTCCGTGAATGCCGGCGGGGGCGGCGGGGCCAACGCTGGCACCGTAGCCAACTGGACTGGCAAGGGCAACCCCAACCGAAATGCGGCCTGGAGCGCGGCCTGGAACCTGGAGGGCGCTGGCTTCGCTACGGCCGCTTCTTCGGGCGGCGGCCGGGGTGGCTACGGCGTATCCGACGTAGACCTGGATGCCCTAACCGTGGGCCCTGACCAAGCCAGCTGGGGCGAATACAGCCGGCCCAACACCGGGGGCCTCGGCGGCCGGCCCCTCGACTACAGCACCAACCGGCTCTACCTGGGCGGCGGCGGCGGAACCGGCGACGGCAATACCGGCGTGGCCGGCGTGGGAGGCCGGGGCGGCGGGCTCATCTACCTCATCGGCTCTACCTTCAATGGAGGTGGTACTGTGGTGGCTGATGGCACAGCCGGGGGCATTTCTCAGGCCAATAATCCCTTCGCCGACGGGGCCGGGGGCGGCGGGGGTGGCGGTACGATCATTCTTGATGTCCGCACTGCCATTGGGCCCCTGAGACTGCAAGCCAATGGCGGCGCGGGCGGCAACACCGAGAATACCGTGACCAAAGCCTACGGGCCCGGCGGGGGCGGCGGGGCGGGCTACGTGGGCTTTTCGTCCGCCACGTTTAATGGGTTATCCATTAGCCAACTTGGCGGGGCCAATGGGGTTTCTACTTCCCCGGGCCTCACCGAGTTTCCGCCCAATGGCGCCACGCTGGGCGGCAGCGCCAGCTTTGCCTTCCGCACCTTTGGGGCCACTCCCCTACCCGTGACGTGGAAAGGCTTCACCGCTACCTGGGACGGCAGCCGCACCCGTCTGGTCTGGGCCACAGCCTCCGAGTTGAGCACCCAAAGCTTCGTTACGGAGCGCAGCACCGATGGCCGCACCTTCACCGCGTTTGGGCAGCCCATTGCCGCGGCCGGCAGCAGCTTCACCGAGCGCCGCTACACCGCCTTCGACCCCGCGCCCCCGGCCCGGCAGGTATACTACCGCATCCGCCAGGTAGATACCGACGGGGCGACCAGCTACACGCCCGTGGTAGTGGTGCAAACCCAGCTTATGAGCACCCTAGGGGCTTACCCGAACCCCGTGCGCCGCGGCCAGCGTCTGCGCACAGGCTTACCCACCGGCGCCACTCCCCTGCTCCTCGACTTGCTGGGCCGCTCGGTGCCGCTGGTTACGGGCGTAGCTCCCGATGGCACCCTGGACATCAACACCCAAAGCGTGGCGGCCGGGGTTTACTTCCTCACCTTACCCGGCGGCGTGGCCCAGCGTCTGGTCGTGCAGGAGTAG
- a CDS encoding Gfo/Idh/MocA family protein, with translation MNNLEPQPAATPACDPSRRHFLTQTGRGLLAVGVAGTLGALPEAAAAASDQAAQQVLQSGPTDVKLPEINAKTEPKGTSIPNPQPVDQRVGYAVVGLGHLTLEELLPALSQCKKSKLVALVSGDADKMSKVARQYGISPQNCYSYQTYDNLKDNPAVDVIYIVLPNSMHAEYTIRGARAGKHILCEKPMANSAKECEQMIEACQKAGKKLMIAYRIQYEPMNRKVQEMVRSNTFGKTKIIEATNTQNQGPPDQWRHKKALAGGGSLPDIGLYCLNTVRFLLGEEPTEVAAHMYSTPNDPRFKEIEENMLFTLRFPSGVLANCVTGYGSYTSKRYRVQAETGWIQMDPAFSYHGLKLEQAHAPDGNEQKAQINLGEKNQFALEMDHFSDCVRNNKPPYTPGEEGLQDQRIMEALYQSARNGGKPVKLKQDTAKLDAFRGTPPTEHQS, from the coding sequence ATGAACAACCTCGAACCGCAACCCGCGGCAACCCCGGCCTGTGACCCGTCGCGCCGCCACTTCCTGACCCAAACCGGCCGGGGCCTGCTGGCCGTGGGCGTAGCCGGCACCCTGGGCGCTCTGCCTGAGGCCGCCGCAGCTGCCTCCGACCAGGCCGCCCAGCAAGTGCTCCAATCGGGCCCGACCGACGTGAAGCTGCCCGAAATCAACGCCAAGACCGAACCCAAGGGCACCAGCATTCCCAATCCCCAGCCCGTGGATCAGCGTGTGGGCTACGCCGTGGTGGGTCTGGGCCACCTCACGCTGGAAGAGCTGCTGCCCGCCTTGTCGCAGTGCAAGAAGTCGAAGCTGGTGGCCCTGGTCAGCGGCGACGCCGACAAGATGAGCAAAGTGGCCCGGCAGTACGGCATTTCACCCCAGAACTGCTACAGCTACCAGACCTACGACAACCTCAAGGACAATCCCGCCGTCGACGTCATCTACATCGTGCTGCCCAACTCCATGCACGCCGAGTACACCATTCGTGGGGCCCGGGCCGGCAAGCACATTCTCTGCGAAAAGCCCATGGCCAACTCGGCCAAAGAGTGTGAGCAGATGATTGAGGCCTGTCAGAAAGCCGGCAAAAAGCTCATGATTGCCTACCGCATTCAGTACGAGCCCATGAACCGCAAGGTGCAGGAGATGGTGCGCAGCAACACCTTCGGCAAAACCAAAATCATTGAGGCCACCAACACCCAGAACCAAGGCCCTCCGGACCAGTGGCGGCACAAGAAAGCCCTGGCCGGCGGCGGCTCCCTGCCCGATATCGGCCTGTACTGCCTGAACACGGTGCGCTTCCTGCTCGGCGAGGAGCCTACCGAGGTGGCGGCTCACATGTACAGCACCCCCAATGACCCACGCTTCAAGGAAATCGAGGAAAACATGCTCTTTACCCTGCGCTTCCCCAGTGGCGTGCTGGCCAACTGCGTCACGGGCTACGGAAGCTACACCTCCAAGCGCTACCGGGTACAGGCCGAAACCGGCTGGATTCAGATGGACCCGGCCTTCAGCTACCACGGCCTCAAGCTGGAGCAGGCCCACGCCCCCGACGGCAACGAGCAGAAAGCGCAGATCAACCTAGGTGAGAAAAACCAGTTTGCCCTGGAAATGGACCACTTCTCCGACTGCGTGCGCAACAACAAGCCGCCCTACACGCCCGGCGAGGAAGGCTTGCAGGACCAGCGCATTATGGAGGCCCTCTACCAGTCGGCCCGCAACGGCGGCAAGCCCGTCAAGCTCAAGCAGGACACAGCCAAGCTTGACGCCTTCCGTGGCACCCCACCCACCGAGCACCAGAGCTAG
- a CDS encoding S8/S53 family peptidase: MVVTFQGDGAPKPLQLNLLRELGISKGLTFQALPIAGVLATAAQVEALAQNPQVKSIYYNKRLTYYNFDDTNLTGVKRLRADKDLTARNNGLPVSGKGIGVLINDSGVDGTHDDIKLGTHLVQNTLGSTNLNAYDAMLPVTYVEGVPNTDTNSGHGTHCAGTVGGNGTRSGGKYEGVAPGASLLGYGSGGALLVLDAIGGFDYALTHQYQYNIRVISNSFGTSGDFDPAAPINLVTKKCYDRGMVVVFAAGNDGPGADTHNPYAIAPWTISVGAGDRFGRLADFSSRGVKGEGGTFVADGETWTYANQPVIVAPGVDVVSTRAVAPVSTLGAQMDAELLAPAHVPFYTHMSGTSMATPHVAGVVALLLEAKPSLSPAQVRELLEQTATNMPGRETWEVGAGYVNAYAAVDKAFRGTNFGATVNAKRTFNSSVNFLTNTQDFSLDYSPLPTSANQFTFSVAPGTNSLEAKVSAAGLLGQTGNPVNLILLDPNGVEYRSGIPALFAQTYDRSVAVAAPAPGTWTLKAEGLQGLALPETLTGKISQVVANGTSGLSDIVGHPAEAAIKMAVAARLTDGVSGGYRPNDLLRRIQLADYLMMGQAGRQYLPTTGTPNFTDVTGSQVLLAEAVTAKGAALRDRFQQYNGMMRPTAPGQFSANGTVDRTTLAYALVQALGLQEAALARTGKPVTVKADGKDIAVDDAAKIPAGMEGYVSVALELNLINAYYSLSQGPFDLQPKLHATFKPTQNVTRADFAVIVTRTFPQWEALTQPVAGASQTSTTSDAVATRATQEALSAYPNPFSGSTTLSYSLPQAGFVSVDIYNLMGKKVKSVVAEQMGAGYHEVKVDGSSLSRGTYLFTVKAGGQTSSQRLVVH; the protein is encoded by the coding sequence GTGGTGGTAACCTTTCAGGGCGACGGTGCCCCAAAGCCTCTGCAGCTTAATCTGCTGCGCGAGCTGGGTATCAGCAAGGGCCTCACCTTTCAGGCCCTGCCCATTGCCGGCGTGCTGGCTACAGCGGCTCAGGTAGAAGCCCTGGCCCAGAACCCGCAGGTCAAATCCATTTACTACAACAAACGCCTGACTTACTACAACTTCGACGACACCAACCTGACCGGGGTGAAGCGCCTGCGCGCCGACAAGGACCTGACCGCCCGCAACAATGGCTTGCCGGTGTCGGGTAAGGGCATTGGGGTACTCATCAACGACAGCGGCGTGGATGGCACCCACGACGACATCAAACTGGGCACTCACTTGGTGCAAAACACGCTGGGCAGCACCAACCTGAACGCCTACGACGCCATGCTGCCCGTGACCTACGTGGAAGGCGTGCCTAACACCGATACCAACTCGGGCCACGGCACCCACTGCGCCGGCACCGTGGGCGGCAACGGCACCCGCTCGGGCGGCAAGTACGAAGGCGTGGCTCCGGGCGCTTCGCTGCTGGGCTACGGCTCGGGCGGGGCCCTGCTCGTGCTCGACGCCATCGGGGGCTTCGACTACGCCCTGACCCACCAGTACCAGTACAACATCCGGGTTATCAGCAACTCGTTCGGCACCAGCGGCGACTTCGACCCGGCCGCGCCCATCAACCTGGTAACCAAAAAGTGCTATGACCGGGGCATGGTGGTGGTATTTGCCGCCGGCAACGACGGCCCCGGTGCCGACACGCACAACCCCTACGCCATTGCACCCTGGACTATTTCGGTGGGTGCCGGCGACCGGTTTGGCCGCCTGGCCGACTTTTCCTCGCGCGGTGTGAAAGGCGAAGGCGGCACGTTCGTGGCCGACGGCGAAACCTGGACCTATGCCAATCAGCCGGTCATCGTGGCCCCCGGCGTCGACGTGGTTTCGACCCGGGCCGTAGCGCCGGTTTCGACGCTGGGCGCCCAGATGGACGCCGAGCTGCTGGCCCCGGCCCACGTGCCCTTTTATACCCACATGAGCGGCACCTCCATGGCCACGCCCCATGTGGCGGGTGTAGTGGCCCTGCTGCTGGAAGCCAAGCCTTCGTTGTCGCCGGCCCAGGTGCGGGAGCTGCTGGAGCAAACCGCCACCAACATGCCCGGCCGCGAAACCTGGGAAGTGGGTGCCGGCTACGTAAACGCCTACGCCGCCGTAGACAAAGCCTTTCGGGGCACCAACTTCGGGGCTACCGTCAACGCGAAGCGCACGTTCAACAGCAGCGTTAATTTCCTGACCAATACTCAGGACTTTAGCCTCGACTACAGCCCGCTGCCGACTTCAGCCAATCAGTTCACGTTCTCGGTAGCGCCGGGCACCAACAGCCTGGAAGCCAAGGTAAGCGCCGCAGGCCTGCTGGGCCAGACCGGCAACCCCGTCAACCTGATTCTGCTCGACCCCAATGGGGTGGAATACCGCTCGGGCATTCCGGCACTGTTTGCCCAAACCTACGACCGTAGCGTGGCCGTGGCCGCGCCCGCGCCCGGCACCTGGACGCTGAAAGCCGAGGGCCTGCAAGGCCTGGCCCTGCCCGAAACCCTGACCGGCAAGATTTCCCAGGTGGTAGCCAACGGTACCAGCGGCCTGAGCGACATCGTGGGCCACCCGGCCGAAGCTGCCATCAAGATGGCCGTAGCGGCTCGTCTCACTGATGGCGTGAGCGGTGGCTACCGCCCCAACGACTTGCTACGCCGCATTCAGCTGGCCGACTACCTGATGATGGGTCAGGCGGGCCGCCAGTACTTGCCGACTACCGGCACCCCGAACTTCACCGACGTGACGGGCAGCCAAGTGCTGCTGGCCGAAGCTGTGACGGCCAAGGGCGCCGCCCTGCGCGACCGGTTTCAGCAGTACAACGGCATGATGCGCCCCACCGCGCCGGGTCAATTCTCGGCCAATGGCACCGTGGACCGCACCACGCTGGCGTACGCTCTGGTGCAGGCCCTGGGCTTGCAGGAAGCCGCTCTGGCCCGCACGGGCAAACCCGTGACGGTAAAAGCGGATGGCAAAGACATTGCCGTAGATGACGCCGCTAAGATTCCGGCCGGAATGGAAGGCTACGTGAGCGTGGCCCTGGAGCTGAACCTGATTAACGCTTACTACTCCCTGAGTCAGGGCCCGTTTGACTTGCAGCCCAAGCTGCACGCCACCTTCAAGCCCACCCAGAATGTGACCCGCGCCGATTTTGCCGTGATTGTGACCCGAACGTTCCCGCAGTGGGAGGCCCTGACCCAGCCCGTGGCCGGCGCTTCGCAAACCAGCACGACGAGCGACGCAGTAGCTACGCGGGCAACCCAGGAAGCCCTTAGCGCTTACCCCAACCCTTTCTCGGGCAGCACCACGCTCAGCTATAGCCTGCCCCAGGCCGGCTTCGTGTCGGTCGACATCTACAACCTGATGGGCAAGAAAGTGAAGTCGGTGGTGGCTGAGCAGATGGGCGCCGGCTACCACGAGGTGAAAGTGGATGGCAGCAGCCTGTCGCGCGGCACCTACCTGTTCACGGTGAAAGCCGGCGGCCAGACTTCGTCCCAGCGCCTGGTTGTGCACTAA
- the blaOXA gene encoding class D beta-lactamase has translation MRHPRLLRFTGLLLGLALLTGSATPDPAVQTRDFQSYFAAYGLRGSFLVLNADTRQYTAYDLDRCRQGFLPASTFKIPNSLIGLETGAVRDTAEVFRWDGVKRSFPQWNQDMSFGRALRVSCLPCYQQIARRVGAERYQQWLPKLRFGRMQVTPATVDSFWVVGPSRITQFEQIDFLQRLQQGKLPVSKRTQELTKDLLVLSRGPGWVLRGKTGWAMRQGQDNGWFVGWVEQKGKAHFFALNVEPADGKPATSAFIQGRRAVTERILQQEFGLLAGPGKP, from the coding sequence GTGCGACACCCCCGCTTGTTGCGTTTTACCGGCCTGTTGCTCGGGCTGGCTCTGCTCACTGGCTCGGCCACGCCCGACCCGGCCGTGCAAACGCGTGATTTTCAGTCCTACTTCGCCGCCTACGGGTTGCGGGGCTCCTTTCTGGTGCTGAATGCCGACACCCGGCAGTACACAGCCTACGACCTGGACCGGTGCCGGCAGGGCTTTTTGCCGGCTTCTACCTTCAAGATTCCTAACTCACTTATCGGCCTCGAAACCGGGGCTGTGCGCGACACGGCTGAAGTATTCCGGTGGGACGGAGTGAAGCGCAGCTTTCCGCAGTGGAACCAGGACATGAGCTTCGGACGGGCCCTGCGGGTGTCGTGCCTGCCGTGCTACCAGCAGATTGCCCGGCGTGTGGGGGCCGAGCGCTACCAGCAGTGGCTGCCCAAGCTGCGCTTCGGCCGGATGCAGGTGACGCCGGCCACGGTCGACTCGTTCTGGGTGGTCGGCCCTTCGCGCATCACGCAATTCGAGCAAATCGACTTTTTGCAGCGCCTCCAACAAGGCAAGCTGCCCGTGAGCAAGCGCACTCAGGAGTTAACCAAAGACCTGCTGGTGTTAAGCCGCGGCCCCGGTTGGGTGTTGCGCGGCAAAACCGGCTGGGCCATGCGGCAAGGTCAGGACAACGGCTGGTTTGTGGGCTGGGTAGAGCAGAAAGGCAAGGCTCATTTCTTTGCCCTGAACGTAGAGCCAGCCGACGGAAAACCGGCCACGAGTGCCTTCATCCAAGGCCGACGCGCCGTCACGGAGCGAATCTTACAGCAAGAGTTCGGACTGCTGGCTGGTCCGGGTAAACCGTAA
- a CDS encoding RBBP9/YdeN family alpha/beta hydrolase produces MSTLILTVPGLGSSGPEHWQSLWEHLYGYQRVEQREWDAPRRPDWVATLAQAVQAAPGPVVLVGHSLACSTIAYWAWQHAASKVHGALLVAPADTEQADFPAEAVDFAPMPLRELPFPSIVVASTNDEYVTLARATEFARAWGSRLVNAGALGHLNSTSGLGQWPAGHALLQELVAGR; encoded by the coding sequence ATGTCAACCCTCATTTTAACCGTGCCTGGCCTGGGCAGCTCCGGCCCGGAGCACTGGCAGAGCCTGTGGGAACACCTGTATGGCTACCAGCGCGTAGAGCAGCGCGAATGGGATGCGCCCCGCCGCCCCGATTGGGTGGCCACGCTGGCCCAGGCCGTGCAAGCCGCCCCTGGCCCGGTAGTGCTGGTGGGTCATAGTTTGGCGTGCAGCACCATTGCGTACTGGGCCTGGCAACACGCGGCCAGCAAGGTGCACGGAGCCCTGCTCGTCGCGCCTGCCGACACTGAGCAAGCTGACTTTCCTGCCGAGGCCGTCGATTTTGCTCCCATGCCCTTGCGGGAGCTGCCGTTTCCCAGCATCGTAGTGGCTTCTACCAACGACGAGTACGTGACGCTGGCGCGGGCTACCGAATTTGCCCGGGCCTGGGGCAGCCGGCTGGTTAATGCCGGGGCCCTGGGCCACCTGAACTCCACCTCCGGACTGGGTCAGTGGCCGGCAGGGCACGCGCTGCTGCAGGAACTGGTGGCCGGCCGCTGA